A stretch of the Acyrthosiphon pisum isolate AL4f chromosome A2, pea_aphid_22Mar2018_4r6ur, whole genome shotgun sequence genome encodes the following:
- the LOC100168481 gene encoding uncharacterized protein LOC100168481 encodes MCRASYRQHPKMGPMPKNHGSANNNSYANRLNVLKQALKPYRDNNANCLRLITRSARVNLNKHWKSLENLFTAGHDRRPTDDVKERAQNAVNEMLENGENARPTEVAYSNPTADAVDKLRHLHMEDDR; translated from the exons ATGTGCCGAGCATCGTACCGTCAGCATCCGAAAATGGGCCCTATGCCGAAGAACCACGGCAGCGCCAACAACAATTCCTACGCCAACCGTCTCAACGTCTTGAAACAA GCTTTGAAACCGTACCGGGACAACAACGCCAACTGTCTGCGGCTGATCACCAGGTCGGCCAGGGTGAACCTGAACAAGCACTGGAAGAGCCTGGAGAATCTGTTCACGGCCGGACACGACCGCCGTCCGACAGACGATGTCAAGGAACGCGCCCAGAACGCGGTCAACGAGATGCTGGAGAACGGCGAGAACGCAAGACCCACGGAGGTGGCCTACTCCAATCCGACGGCGGACGCGGTCGACAAATTGCGACACTTGCACATGGAGGACGACCGTTGA